One Blattabacterium cuenoti genomic window carries:
- a CDS encoding Glu/Leu/Phe/Val family dehydrogenase, with amino-acid sequence MSKNQNKTGVYSFFNCIEKNFDKAARFISIEKGLLEQIKACNAVYRMHFPVKIGKEIKVIEAYRVQHSHHKLPCKGGIRYSIKVNQDEVMTLAALMTYKCAIVDVPFGGAKGGIKVDPQTISAENIEKITRRYTSELIKKNFIGPGIDVPAPDYGSGEREMSWIFDTFLSLRSGDVDALACVTGKPVSQGGVRGRKEATGLGVFYGIRELCHVKEDMSSVGLDVGLVGKKIIIQGLGNVGYHAATFFHEAGAIIIALAEREGAIYNEKGLNVSQVFLHLKNTGSILNFSDAKNIENTEKALELECDILIPAALENVIHKNNASRIKAKIVGEAANGPITPEADEILEKKGVIIVPDIYLNAGGVTVSYFEWLKNLSHVRYGRMEKKFSENMNAELLQVIETVCKKRISTEEKKIILRGAREIDLVRSGLEDTMINGFHKIRDIKKSSKIENMRTAAFVLAINKIIDSYEKLGIFP; translated from the coding sequence ATGTCAAAAAACCAAAATAAAACTGGTGTATATAGTTTTTTTAATTGTATAGAAAAAAACTTTGATAAAGCTGCACGATTTATTTCTATTGAAAAAGGTCTTTTAGAACAAATCAAAGCTTGTAATGCTGTATATCGTATGCATTTTCCTGTAAAAATAGGAAAAGAAATAAAAGTTATTGAAGCATATAGAGTCCAGCACTCTCACCATAAACTTCCTTGTAAAGGAGGAATTCGATACAGCATTAAAGTGAATCAAGATGAAGTGATGACTTTAGCCGCTCTAATGACCTATAAATGCGCCATAGTTGATGTCCCTTTTGGGGGGGCTAAAGGAGGGATAAAAGTTGATCCACAAACTATATCAGCAGAAAACATAGAAAAAATAACACGCAGATACACTTCTGAATTAATTAAAAAAAATTTTATTGGACCGGGAATAGACGTCCCTGCTCCTGATTATGGTAGTGGAGAAAGAGAAATGAGTTGGATTTTTGATACTTTTTTATCTTTACGTTCTGGAGACGTAGATGCATTAGCTTGTGTAACAGGAAAACCAGTCTCTCAAGGAGGAGTAAGAGGAAGAAAAGAGGCAACAGGATTAGGCGTGTTTTATGGTATAAGAGAATTATGTCATGTAAAAGAAGACATGTCTTCTGTTGGTCTTGATGTGGGATTAGTTGGTAAGAAAATCATCATACAAGGATTAGGGAATGTTGGATATCATGCCGCTACTTTTTTTCATGAAGCAGGGGCTATTATAATAGCTTTAGCAGAAAGAGAAGGGGCGATTTATAATGAAAAAGGGTTAAATGTATCTCAAGTTTTTTTACATTTAAAAAATACTGGATCTATATTAAATTTTTCAGATGCAAAAAATATAGAAAATACGGAAAAGGCTTTAGAATTAGAATGTGATATTTTAATTCCAGCCGCATTGGAAAATGTAATACATAAAAATAATGCGAGCCGTATTAAGGCTAAAATTGTTGGAGAAGCAGCAAATGGACCTATTACTCCTGAAGCTGATGAAATATTAGAAAAAAAAGGAGTAATTATTGTCCCTGATATTTACTTAAACGCAGGAGGCGTTACTGTTTCTTATTTTGAATGGCTAAAAAATTTAAGTCATGTGCGTTATGGACGTATGGAAAAAAAATTCAGTGAAAATATGAATGCAGAATTATTACAAGTTATAGAAACAGTTTGCAAAAAAAGAATTTCAACAGAAGAAAAGAAAATTATTTTAAGAGGAGCAAGAGAAATAGATTTGGTACGTAGCGGATTAGAAGATACCATGATTAATGGATTTCATAAAATTCGTGATATAAAAAAATCATCCAAAATAGAAAACATGCGTACGGCAGCATTTGTACTGGCAATAAATAAAATTATTGATTCTTATGAAAAACTAGGAATTTTTCCATAA
- the pyrH gene encoding UMP kinase, producing MKYKRSLLKLSGEALMGENGFGLHSSRLKQYAEEVKKVVDMGAQVAIVIGGGNIFRGFSKIKEKIINRIEGDYMGMLATVINGIAFQSYLENIGICTYIQTAIRMDEIAEPFGKDRAIHHLEKGRVVIFVAGLGNPYFTTDTAAVLRAIEIKADVLLKGTRVDGIYTTDPEKNKYAKKLKNISFDMVYQMGIKVMDQTAFILGDENNLPIIIFDMNRKGNFKKVISGEEIGTMVSKKE from the coding sequence ATGAAGTACAAAAGATCATTATTGAAATTAAGTGGAGAAGCTCTTATGGGGGAGAATGGATTTGGACTTCATTCTTCTCGTCTTAAACAATATGCTGAAGAAGTAAAAAAAGTGGTAGATATGGGGGCTCAAGTAGCTATAGTTATTGGAGGTGGCAATATATTTAGAGGTTTTTCTAAAATTAAGGAAAAAATTATAAATCGTATAGAAGGAGATTACATGGGAATGTTAGCTACCGTTATTAACGGTATAGCCTTCCAATCATATTTAGAAAATATAGGAATATGTACCTATATTCAAACAGCTATTAGAATGGATGAAATTGCGGAACCTTTTGGAAAAGATAGAGCGATACATCACCTTGAAAAAGGAAGAGTTGTGATATTTGTAGCCGGATTAGGAAACCCCTATTTTACTACAGATACAGCCGCTGTTTTACGTGCTATAGAAATAAAAGCTGATGTATTATTAAAAGGAACTAGAGTAGATGGAATTTACACAACAGATCCAGAAAAGAATAAGTATGCTAAAAAACTTAAAAATATATCTTTTGATATGGTATATCAAATGGGAATAAAAGTAATGGATCAAACTGCTTTTATTTTAGGGGACGAAAATAATTTACCTATTATTATTTTTGATATGAATAGAAAAGGTAATTTTAAAAAAGTAATTTCTGGAGAAGAAATAGGAACTATGGTTTCTAAAAAAGAATAA
- the frr gene encoding ribosome recycling factor: protein MNGLNNIFSSCEEDMENILKQLKKEIYRIRLGSKSVSSFLGKIKIKCYETFFPLMEVSNISIIDNMNISIHPWDRSIVPAIEKAIINANLGFIPTNKGDSIHIHLPIITEESRKNLIKRIKLQIEEAKILIRKIRKNNNQCIKKLKISEDISRMGEHRIQKITDEYIQKIEDFFLQKKKEILNI, encoded by the coding sequence ATGAACGGATTAAATAACATTTTTTCCTCTTGCGAAGAAGACATGGAGAATATTTTAAAACAATTGAAAAAAGAAATTTACCGTATTCGATTGGGTAGTAAATCTGTTTCCTCTTTTTTAGGAAAAATAAAGATAAAATGTTATGAAACTTTTTTTCCACTTATGGAAGTATCTAACATTTCTATCATAGATAATATGAACATTTCTATTCATCCTTGGGATCGTTCTATTGTTCCAGCTATAGAGAAAGCTATTATTAATGCAAATCTAGGTTTTATACCTACCAATAAAGGTGATTCTATTCATATACATCTCCCCATAATTACAGAAGAAAGTAGAAAAAATTTGATAAAAAGAATAAAATTACAGATAGAAGAAGCGAAAATACTTATAAGAAAAATTAGAAAAAATAATAATCAATGTATAAAGAAATTAAAAATATCAGAAGATATTTCTAGAATGGGAGAACATCGTATACAAAAAATAACAGATGAATATATTCAAAAAATAGAGGATTTCTTTCTTCAGAAAAAAAAAGAAATATTGAACATATAA
- the asnS gene encoding asparagine--tRNA ligase yields MIKKYSIKELLNKGKFLIDQKVLVEGWIRSFRYSIFIILNDGSTINNLQIILSKKFDKKIIKKITIGSSIRVIGIVKKSIGKKQYIELKSLDIIIYESVDKEILQKSILQPKKHSFEKLREQAHLRFKTNIFSCVMRIRHHIAFCIHKYFHEHGFFYLHTPIITTSNCEGTGKMFQITTMNLKNQPIDYTKDFFKCETYLSVSGQLEAESASLGLGKVYTFGPVFRAENSNTSRHLSEFWMIEPEIAFYHLEENINLAENFLKFIIKYIVENSMEDLTFLDQRLKKYSQKNRLLEKLELILKFPFKKISYTEVIKILDQEEKKKNIKFLHPIVWGMDLQSEHEQYLVDKYFKTPVVIFDYPCIIKAFYMRVNNDGKTVRAMDILFPEIGEIIGGSQREERYDILLQRMKDTNTDKNKLWWYLDTRRFGSVPHSGFGLGFDRIVQFITGMNNIRDVIPFPRTPNNAEF; encoded by the coding sequence ATGATAAAAAAATATTCAATTAAAGAATTACTAAATAAAGGAAAATTTTTGATTGATCAAAAAGTATTGGTTGAAGGATGGATTCGATCTTTTCGTTATTCTATTTTTATTATTTTGAATGACGGTTCTACAATTAATAACTTGCAAATTATCTTATCCAAAAAATTTGATAAAAAAATTATAAAAAAAATAACAATTGGAAGTTCGATTAGAGTTATAGGAATAGTTAAAAAAAGTATTGGAAAAAAACAATATATAGAACTTAAATCTTTAGATATAATTATCTATGAATCAGTGGATAAAGAAATTCTTCAAAAGTCTATTTTGCAACCTAAAAAACATAGTTTTGAAAAACTTCGTGAACAGGCACATTTACGTTTTAAAACGAATATTTTTAGTTGTGTTATGCGAATTCGCCATCACATAGCATTTTGTATCCATAAATATTTTCATGAACATGGTTTTTTTTATCTTCATACTCCAATTATTACTACTTCAAATTGTGAAGGAACTGGAAAAATGTTTCAGATTACAACTATGAATTTAAAAAATCAACCCATTGACTATACTAAAGATTTTTTTAAATGTGAAACTTATCTCAGTGTATCCGGACAACTCGAAGCAGAAAGCGCTTCTTTAGGGTTAGGAAAAGTATATACTTTTGGTCCCGTATTTAGAGCAGAGAATTCCAATACATCACGACATTTATCTGAATTTTGGATGATAGAACCAGAAATTGCTTTTTATCATCTCGAAGAGAACATAAATTTAGCCGAAAATTTTCTAAAATTTATTATCAAATATATTGTTGAAAATAGTATGGAAGACTTAACATTTTTAGATCAACGTTTAAAAAAATATAGTCAAAAAAACCGTCTTTTAGAAAAATTAGAACTTATCTTGAAATTTCCATTCAAAAAAATTAGTTATACAGAAGTTATTAAAATTCTTGATCAAGAAGAAAAGAAAAAAAACATAAAATTTTTACATCCAATTGTTTGGGGGATGGATTTACAATCGGAACATGAACAATATTTAGTGGATAAATACTTTAAAACTCCTGTAGTTATATTTGATTATCCTTGCATCATTAAAGCTTTTTATATGCGTGTGAATAATGATGGAAAAACTGTTAGAGCTATGGATATTTTATTCCCTGAAATAGGAGAAATTATTGGAGGATCTCAAAGAGAAGAGCGATATGATATATTATTACAACGGATGAAAGACACAAACACTGATAAAAATAAACTATGGTGGTATTTAGATACACGTCGTTTTGGTTCTGTCCCTCACAGTGGATTTGGATTAGGTTTTGACCGTATAGTTCAATTTATTACAGGTATGAATAATATCCGTGATGTTATCCCATTTCCAAGAACACCAAACAATGCAGAATTTTAA